The following nucleotide sequence is from Catenulispora sp. GP43.
GCGCGACGGCGCCGGGTACCGATTCAGCGTCCGGCGCGGACGAGCCGCGCCTGACCGCCCGCGACCTGGTGGCCGCGGTGATGTCCGAACCCCCGACCGCGCTGGCCCGCCTGGCTCCGCTGCTGTCCACCGCATGCCAGGCCGCGGACCCGGTCGCCGAAGCGATCGCCGACCGCGCCGTCGAGCACCTGGCGCAGACCCTGTCCACCGTCCGCAGTTCCGGCGCGGCCAGCCCGATCGTGCTGGCCGGAAGCATCCTGACCAATCCGACACCGGTTGCCGAGCGCGTGCGGCGGATGCTGCGCGAGCGCTGGCCGGACGCCCCGGTGAGCGAGGCGCTGGACGGCGCGGCGGCCGCCGCCTGGCTCGCTCTGGCCCGCGTCGGACCGGTGCCGCCACCGGAGGTCCGTGAGCGATTGTTTTCGATACCTACCGCCAGCTGACAAAATCTCATACCCTACCGAGCAACTCGAGCAAAGAAGTCCCACCAGACAGCACAGCGCACCCCCGTACGGCCGAGCACTCGCATCACCTGAGCACACCGCACGAGCGCACCTCCCTCACCAGCCGGAACCCCCCGGCGCACCGCTTCTCGTCGATCAGGAGAACCACAGTGTCAGAACACGGTCTGCCCGCCGACGTCTCCCGCCGGCAGATGTTGGTCCGCTCGGCCGCGATCGCGGCCATGGTCGGCCCCGGCTCGGCCCTGGCGGCCGGGTGCGCGGCCGGCAGCGGCAGCAGCAAGAGCAGCAGCAACTCCTCGACCGCCGCGAACTCCTCGGACCCGAAGAACCCGTTCGGCGTGAAGGCCTCGAGCCCGCTGGACGTCTACATCTTCAAGGGCGGCTACGGCGACGACTACGCCAAGGCCTTCGAGTCGCTGTACACCAAGAGCTTCCCCGGCGCCGCGGTCTCGCACCACAGCGGCCAGAACCTCACCGGCGACCTGCAGCCGCGCTTCAACGCCGGCAGCCCGCCGGACGTCATCGACGACTCCGGCGCCCAGCAGCTGAAGCTGGACGTGCTGAACTCCAGCGGCCAGCTGACCAACCTGGACCAGCTGCTGAACGCGCCCTCGATCGACGACCCGAGCAAGAAGGTCCGCGACACCCTGCTGGCCGGCACCATCGAGACCGGCCAGCTCGGCCAGAGCATGTTCTCGCTGAACTACGCGTTCACCGTGTTCGGCCTGTGGTACTCCGCCTCGACGTTCAAGAAGAACAACTGGCAGATCCCCACCACGTGGGCCGACTTCATGACGCTGTGCGCGACCATAAAGGCCAGCGGCATGGCCCCGTTCGCGCACCAGGGCAAGTACCCGTACTACATGATGGTTCCGCTGATGGACCTGGTCGCCAAGAACGGCGGCCCGGACGTGCAG
It contains:
- the ngcE gene encoding N-acetylglucosamine/diacetylchitobiose ABC transporter substrate-binding protein, encoding MSEHGLPADVSRRQMLVRSAAIAAMVGPGSALAAGCAAGSGSSKSSSNSSTAANSSDPKNPFGVKASSPLDVYIFKGGYGDDYAKAFESLYTKSFPGAAVSHHSGQNLTGDLQPRFNAGSPPDVIDDSGAQQLKLDVLNSSGQLTNLDQLLNAPSIDDPSKKVRDTLLAGTIETGQLGQSMFSLNYAFTVFGLWYSASTFKKNNWQIPTTWADFMTLCATIKASGMAPFAHQGKYPYYMMVPLMDLVAKNGGPDVQTAIDNLEPNAWKADAVVNSVNAIYELVDKGYMLPGTEGLTHIQSQTLWNQGKAAVIPCGSWLENEQMAATPAGFDMAVFAMPSLDGDKMAQTAIRAGAGEPFIVPSKAKNQAGGLEFLRIMCSKAGGASFAQNANSLSVVKDSITPDIEAKLKPGTKSSNDLYQAANGQIISWYYLNWYSQMEKDLEDAMGQLMANKIKPADFISRAQTAADKCAADSSVQKFKRPTSTS